In one Magallana gigas chromosome 9, xbMagGiga1.1, whole genome shotgun sequence genomic region, the following are encoded:
- the LOC109620533 gene encoding cell death abnormality protein 1-like isoform X2, with product MHYPFLLCLVCALSNAQLSEQNPVKPNTSTHQCKIWNEMLHKCEECNVGFLGINCSFPCRYPGYGSNCQNQCNCLEIDCHPATGCKDGLPTTSSPAAVLISSKQGNSPELFTTNKIECPVGYTGNQCDIPCRYPSFGYLCQFACNCSEERCNFTKGCDVSDCLERNNGSECEILCQYPTFGVGCQSQCDCSEEYCDPLMGCNVTPTHCAADKRIKQNEAMFYITIVLAVWAAVQCVIYFCLSCGLVSCNFDKKNIM from the exons ACCAAATACAAGTACACACCAGTGCAAAATATGGAATGAAATGTTACACAAATGTGAGG AATGCAATGTTGGCTTCCTTGGTATCAACTGTTCCTTTCCTTGTCGATATCCTGGCTATGGCAGCAATTGTCAAAATCAATGTAACTGTCTTGAAATTGACTGTCATCCAGCTACTGGGTGTAAag atgGTTTGCCGACAACTTCATCACCAGCTGCAGTGTTGATATCCTCCAAGCAAGGAAATTCTCCTGAattatttacaacaaataaaatag AATGTCCTGTAGGGTATACAGGAAATCAATGTGATATCCCCTGTCGATATCCGTCTTTTGGTTACCTGTGTCAGTTTGCGTGTAATTGCAGCGAAGAACGATGCAATTTCACAAAGGGATGTGATG TTTCAGATTGCTTGGAAAGAAATAATGGGAGTGAATGTGAAATACTATGTCAGTATCCTACGTTTGGTGTTGGCTGCCAAAGCCAATGTGACTGCAGTGAAGAATACTGCGATCCCTTAATGGGTTGTAATG TGACTCCGACGCATTGTGCCGCTGATAAACGTATTAAGCAAAACGAAGCCATGTTTTACATTACAATAGTTCTTGCAGTATGGGCGGCTGTCCAATGTGTGATATATTTTTGTCTCTCGTGTGGATTGGTATCgtgtaattttgataaaaaaaatatcatgtaa
- the LOC109620533 gene encoding cell death abnormality protein 1-like isoform X1 — protein MHYPFLLCLVCALSNAQLSEQNPVKPNTSTHQCKIWNEMLHKCEECNVGFLGINCSFPCRYPGYGSNCQNQCNCLEIDCHPATGCKDGLPTTSSPAAVLISSKQGNSPELFTTNKIECPVGYTGNQCDIPCRYPSFGYLCQFACNCSEERCNFTKGCDGMKVSDCLERNNGSECEILCQYPTFGVGCQSQCDCSEEYCDPLMGCNVTPTHCAADKRIKQNEAMFYITIVLAVWAAVQCVIYFCLSCGLVSCNFDKKNIM, from the exons ACCAAATACAAGTACACACCAGTGCAAAATATGGAATGAAATGTTACACAAATGTGAGG AATGCAATGTTGGCTTCCTTGGTATCAACTGTTCCTTTCCTTGTCGATATCCTGGCTATGGCAGCAATTGTCAAAATCAATGTAACTGTCTTGAAATTGACTGTCATCCAGCTACTGGGTGTAAag atgGTTTGCCGACAACTTCATCACCAGCTGCAGTGTTGATATCCTCCAAGCAAGGAAATTCTCCTGAattatttacaacaaataaaatag AATGTCCTGTAGGGTATACAGGAAATCAATGTGATATCCCCTGTCGATATCCGTCTTTTGGTTACCTGTGTCAGTTTGCGTGTAATTGCAGCGAAGAACGATGCAATTTCACAAAGGGATGTGATGGTATGAAAG TTTCAGATTGCTTGGAAAGAAATAATGGGAGTGAATGTGAAATACTATGTCAGTATCCTACGTTTGGTGTTGGCTGCCAAAGCCAATGTGACTGCAGTGAAGAATACTGCGATCCCTTAATGGGTTGTAATG TGACTCCGACGCATTGTGCCGCTGATAAACGTATTAAGCAAAACGAAGCCATGTTTTACATTACAATAGTTCTTGCAGTATGGGCGGCTGTCCAATGTGTGATATATTTTTGTCTCTCGTGTGGATTGGTATCgtgtaattttgataaaaaaaatatcatgtaa